Within the Candidatus Dormiibacterota bacterium genome, the region TCGTGCTGCGATGGTAGGGGCGATCGAAAATCATCGAACAGAACGCCTCTAAAATCGAGATCGCCCGCGCCAACGGATGGATCGCTTCACCTGCGATTCCATCCGGGTATCCGGCACCGTCCCAGCGTTCGTGATGCTGTCCGACGATCTCGGCGACCGTCTCGTAGCCGCTATGTCCGGCTAAGATCGACCGTCCGAATGCGGCATGCTGGCGCATATCGGCTTGCTGCTCCGCATCCAAGCGTCCGGGGCGAACGACGACCGAGTCCGGTAAGAGCAGCGTTCCGATATCGTGCAACAAGCTGGCCTGCAAGAACGTCGAGAGCGCCGCGCGATCGAGTGCGAGGTTATACTCCGACCACTCCTTCGCCACGCCGTGCACGTGAAGTGCGTGCATTCGCGTATAGGGATCGCGATCGAGCATCGCTTGCAAAACGGTCTCTAAACCTTCGAATGACGCATGCAAGGCGAGGACCTCTTCATTCCCCGGGCCGATGGGTTCGCACGCGCGCATGCGGCTTCGGCGGGTGCGCTGCGCACATCGCGCGAGCAATTCGTGCCTCGATCCACCGTCGAGCGGCGCAAGAACGTAACCGCATGCCAGGCTAATCGGCACATTTTGATCGCGCGACACATAAGCCAGTTCCGAAAGGCGTTGCCAAATTCGCGCAACGGCCGGGCGAACCGTATCGGACGTGCCCGCGCGCAATAGCACCATGAAACTGTCGCTCCCCGAACGCCCCACCAACGTGCCGCCGTCGTCGAATTCGCGCAAAGCGTCGGCGACGCGCTGAAGGACGCTCTCGCCCTCGATATATCCGTAGACTTCATTGAACATCGTGAAATTGACGATGTTGAACGTCACGATCGCGGCCGGGGCGGTGGATGTCGCTTGGCCGATCGCGGCGTCGATCTCGCGGGAGAGCTTCGCGTAGTTTGCGAGGCCGGTCAGGCGATCGTACTCGGCGGTGCGCTGCAGCTCCTGGTACATCCGTTGGTTCTGGACGGCGACGCCGAGAAAGTGCCCGATGGCCGCGACCGAATCGACTTCGAACTGCTCGTAGGCCTGCCCGCGAACGCTCTGGACCGAGAGGCAGCCGAGGGTCGCACCGCCCGCCGTCATCGGAACGAACATGGCGGAGAGCGAGTCGTTCGTCCACGGGCGGTCCAAGTTGATCGCCGTGCTGCCGGCAGGAGCCCAAACGTCCGGAGAATTGCCCCAAATGATCGTGCCGCGACGGATCACTTCCCGCGCTCGCGAACCCTGCGGCAATGCGATATGCGGGTAGCGGCGAATATCGCCGTGATCGTAGAGATACTCGATGGAGTGCCGGCCATCGGGACGGGCGAGGGCGATGAAGACGACGGACGAGTCGATGTACTCGGCCAGCATCTCGGTGAGCCGCTCGAAGAGTTCTCCAAGCGAAAGATCGGCCGCTAATAACGTGGCTGCCTGGCGCATCAGCAGTCGATCGCTTCCCGGTTGCGAACGCCCGCCTACCTTCGCGTGCTCCATCACAATAGGTCCTCCGGCCCACGGCTTGTTCGCGAGCGCTCGGACTCGAACCCTTGCTCCAGCCCGGGCTCCGACGCGGATTTTCCCATCCTCTTGGCGCATTCACGGCCCATGGAGCCAGACTACGACCTGCTTTGCGCTCAGTTGCGGGCGCTCTTGAGCGGCGAACCCAACTTCATCGCGAACGCCGCGAACTGCGCGGCATTCATCTACCACGAGGTCCCGGGTCTCAACTGGGCCGGCTTCTATTTTGCCCAAGCCGACGGCGAACTGGTCCTGGGACCATTCGCGGGGCGGCCGGCGTGCACGCGCCTGCCGAGCGGCCGGGGAGTTTGCGGCGCGGCGTTCACGAGCGGAACTACGGTCGTCATCGACGACGTTTCAACCTACAGTGATCATATCGTGTGCGACTCGGCCTCGGCGAGCGAAATCGTTATCCCACTCCTATTCGGCGGCGAACGGCGCGGCGTCTTCGATATCGACAGTCCGACGCTCGCTCGCTTTTCTGCCGGAGATAGGGTTGGACTGGAAGCCTTAATGGGTACCTTCGTAGAGACGATCGGGTAGATCACCACCACTGCTATTGTAACGGGAGTTCACCACCAATGCGTATACGACTCGGATTTGCGGCTCTAGTTGCCGCCTTTGCTCTAGCGATCGGCGGCGCGTCCGCCCAAGTCTATTCCGGCACGACCGTCAACGGGACGCTGACGTCGGACGTCAATTCGGCGAACGCCTACGTCGGCCAACCTGTAACCCTCGTCAACGTGACGTCGACGGATGGCAGCGGGCGCGTCGTGCGCGGGAAGCTCTTCGGCAACGTCACCGAAGTACAGCGCGCGGGACAGGGGCGGGCGGCCAAGCTGGCAATGCATTTCCGCACCCTGGTCTTGCCGAACGGCGCGTACTACACGGTCGACACGACCGTGACCGGCATGCAGGCCAATACGAAGAACAACACCTTGAAAGAAGCGGCCGGGGCTTTGGGCGGCATGTTGGTCGGTAACGCGATCGGCAAGACGATCTTTCATGCCAGCGGTGGCGGCCTGGTTGGGCTCGCGGGCGGCTATATGATCGCCAAGAACAATCGCGAGAATATGACCGTTCCGGCTGGCTCGATCGTGACGGTTCGCCTCAATTCGGTGGTTCGTCGCCAGTCGCACTAAGCCAAAGCTGCGAATTTCCATCGGGCGCCCGCGAGTCGGGCGCCCATTTTTTTTACGACGTGAGGTAGCGAACCTCGGTCATCATGCCGTCCATCATGTGGATCTCGTTGTGGCAGTGCAGCAACCACCGGCCGGGCGGCGAGTCCGCGTCGAAAATCCAGCTAAG harbors:
- a CDS encoding HD domain-containing phosphohydrolase, with product MEHAKVGGRSQPGSDRLLMRQAATLLAADLSLGELFERLTEMLAEYIDSSVVFIALARPDGRHSIEYLYDHGDIRRYPHIALPQGSRAREVIRRGTIIWGNSPDVWAPAGSTAINLDRPWTNDSLSAMFVPMTAGGATLGCLSVQSVRGQAYEQFEVDSVAAIGHFLGVAVQNQRMYQELQRTAEYDRLTGLANYAKLSREIDAAIGQATSTAPAAIVTFNIVNFTMFNEVYGYIEGESVLQRVADALREFDDGGTLVGRSGSDSFMVLLRAGTSDTVRPAVARIWQRLSELAYVSRDQNVPISLACGYVLAPLDGGSRHELLARCAQRTRRSRMRACEPIGPGNEEVLALHASFEGLETVLQAMLDRDPYTRMHALHVHGVAKEWSEYNLALDRAALSTFLQASLLHDIGTLLLPDSVVVRPGRLDAEQQADMRQHAAFGRSILAGHSGYETVAEIVGQHHERWDGAGYPDGIAGEAIHPLARAISILEAFCSMIFDRPYHRSTSEDAALIELQRCSGSQFDPALVERFVSWRESLATR
- a CDS encoding GAF domain-containing protein, encoding MEPDYDLLCAQLRALLSGEPNFIANAANCAAFIYHEVPGLNWAGFYFAQADGELVLGPFAGRPACTRLPSGRGVCGAAFTSGTTVVIDDVSTYSDHIVCDSASASEIVIPLLFGGERRGVFDIDSPTLARFSAGDRVGLEALMGTFVETIG
- a CDS encoding glycine zipper domain-containing protein, with the translated sequence MRIRLGFAALVAAFALAIGGASAQVYSGTTVNGTLTSDVNSANAYVGQPVTLVNVTSTDGSGRVVRGKLFGNVTEVQRAGQGRAAKLAMHFRTLVLPNGAYYTVDTTVTGMQANTKNNTLKEAAGALGGMLVGNAIGKTIFHASGGGLVGLAGGYMIAKNNRENMTVPAGSIVTVRLNSVVRRQSH